GCACGACCCTTTCAAGGATCGGATGGTCCTTGTAATAGAACATCCTTCCTTCTATGCGTGCGGTCAATCCGTTCTTCGCATCGAGCATCAGAGCTTCCTCGCGCAAATACTGAGCAAAGTCTCCATAAATCATCGCGCGGCGTTCGGCTTCCTTCCAGATCTTCTCGATGTCTTCTCCCTCTTCGGGGCCGAGCCACATCTTTCCCACGAGCGTCTCGGTCTTTCTGTCTCTGATCAGCAACAGTGCCCTGTTGAAAGCAAAACCCCTGCCCGAAGTCAACCCCAGAAGCAAGATCTTGTACACGTTCACCAGATCGTAGCTCGCCCTCATCGCGTTGCTCAGACTGTGTGTCAGGTCCATCTTCTTCAGGTATTCCTGCTGCTGCTGGATCAAGTTCTCGTACTCTTTCGTGTTCAGCTTCAAACGCTCTATCTGCTCTTTGAGGTCCTGCTGGTATTCTATGCGTGTGTAAGCGAGGCAGTACCTCTTCACCATGTCGCTCAGGCTCAACAGGTCGGTTTCTTCGAAACTGTACCTGCTACGATAACCACCCGGAGCGACCTTGTTCACGGCGATGAAGATACCTAAAACACTTTCCCCCAGTCTGGCAGGACTGGCGACAGCCGATTTGACCTTGATACTGAGAAAATCGAGCTGGGTTTTCGCCATCACCACACCTTGGTCGGACTTTTCTACTTTCGATACGAAACTGTGGTTCGCCGGCAATTTTTCGTATATCAGCTGGCCCTTGTCCACACCGTCCGCGTTTTTGAAAATGTAACCTTCCTCAGTCTTGGAAAAGTAAAGAACCGCCTCGGCATTCAGAGCTTTCTTCATAATCGCAAGTGTACCTTTCAGCAGCGAGACTGAGTCACTGGAACTGTAGAAAACATCGGTCAGTTCGCTGAGCATTTGATGTTTTTTCACTGTTTCCTGCAAAGAGACGACCTTTTCTGCGATCCAGAGCGTCCTCGAAAGTTCCTCCAGCCAGCCGCGTAAATTTTCGAGTTTTTTTGGCTGTCTCAACACCACCGCACCGATGGTCCTCGCCTCGTATTCCAGCAGGAAGCTGTCCTTCAAACCTTCGATCTCATCCCTACTCACTTTCTCCTGACCGACGCTCTCCCGCCTGTGCGTCGAACCGACCAGTCTGAACCTGGATCTGTAATCTTCAAAAAGATACACATCACAGGCTTCCGCCTGCGTCTCCTCACACAACATGGATGCGAGCCTGTCCATCGCATGGCTTTCATAACCACGCTCGAAGAATTCCATCACCAGTTCGAAAAACCTCAGAGTCCCAGCCTCCTGAAAAGTTCTTCGGCGTGCTCCACGTGTGAACCAGCCCAGTACACGCGGCCACACACGGGACACGAGTAAAACTCTCTGTGTGTCTGCTGAACGTAGAGCGGGACTTTTTCCTTTATCTGTTCTTCGTTTGCTTCGACCAGCTCGACGTTGCACAGGCTGCACCTGCTCATGCGCTTCGAGTTCTTCAGATCGATCTTCTTCGAAAGTTCCACCAGTTGTTCTCGCCAATCATCCGAACTGACGTAATAACAACGCACACCGTTTTCGACGGCCTTCTTCAGCAAATCCCGATCTCTCGTGATCAGAATGCGGCCGGACTCTTTGCAGAGCTGAAGTATTTCTTCCTCGCTCATCTGCGAGGAATAGACCGTATCGAAACCGAGCAACCTGAGTTTCCTCGCAAGCTTTCCAAGCATCCTGTCGGCGAAGAACATGTTCATCATCAAGAACATTTTACAATAAAGAAGAGCCCTCCAGTCCGGAGGGCTCGATCCCTGACGGTACTTTCAAACAAGCTTTTTGAGGAACTGCAATCCCATGATTAAACCTTTCTTCGCTTTCTCCAAACTTCCCGCCCAAATGGGATCTTCGTGTTCTAT
Above is a window of Thermotoga sp. Ku-13t DNA encoding:
- a CDS encoding Mut7-C RNAse domain-containing protein, with translation MMNMFFADRMLGKLARKLRLLGFDTVYSSQMSEEEILQLCKESGRILITRDRDLLKKAVENGVRCYYVSSDDWREQLVELSKKIDLKNSKRMSRCSLCNVELVEANEEQIKEKVPLYVQQTHREFYSCPVCGRVYWAGSHVEHAEELFRRLGL